In a single window of the Leisingera daeponensis DSM 23529 genome:
- the rimK gene encoding 30S ribosomal protein S6--L-glutamate ligase, translating to MSTADPAPQLKLGWEEWVSLPELGLPALRAKVDTGARTSSLHATEIETFGPQNAPKVRFMVHPIPGQYDLEIPCSAPITDRREVTSSNGEKEMRYVIQTKLEVAGQAWTVELTLTDRRGMAKHMLLGRQALTENMTVVPGERFCQPQLDYSVYSSASIRKTAPKRALRIAVLSREDNYSTSRLIEEGEKRGHTVEVINTTRCYMAINALAPEIHYDGKRLPRYDAVIPRIGASVTQYGTALLRQFEALGTFCVNGSEGITASRDKLHAHQVLARNKIGMPATAFAASPKDTANLIGIAGGAPLIVKLLASTQGKGVVLAETKKAAESVITAFRGLQANFLVQQFVKEAAGEDIRCFVVGARVVAAMKRSGADGDFRSNLHLGGSATPVRITKEERSTAVRAARAFGLNVAGVDLLRSATGPKVLEVNSSPGLEGIEEVSSKNIAALIYDEIEDRVRPAPMRRLKAAAS from the coding sequence ATGTCCACAGCAGACCCGGCGCCGCAACTGAAACTCGGGTGGGAGGAGTGGGTCAGCCTGCCGGAACTGGGGCTGCCCGCGCTGCGCGCCAAGGTCGACACCGGAGCCCGCACCTCCTCGCTGCACGCCACTGAGATCGAAACCTTCGGGCCGCAGAACGCCCCCAAGGTGCGCTTCATGGTGCACCCGATCCCCGGCCAGTACGACCTGGAGATCCCCTGCTCCGCCCCGATCACCGACCGCCGCGAAGTCACCTCGTCCAACGGCGAAAAGGAAATGCGCTACGTGATCCAGACCAAGCTGGAGGTTGCGGGCCAGGCCTGGACGGTCGAGCTCACACTGACCGACCGGCGCGGCATGGCCAAACACATGCTGCTGGGCCGCCAGGCGCTGACCGAAAACATGACGGTGGTGCCCGGCGAACGCTTCTGCCAGCCGCAGCTCGACTATTCGGTCTATTCCTCCGCCAGCATCCGCAAGACCGCCCCCAAACGCGCCCTGCGCATCGCCGTGCTCAGCCGCGAGGACAATTACTCCACCAGCCGCCTGATCGAAGAGGGCGAAAAGCGCGGCCATACGGTCGAGGTGATCAACACCACCCGCTGCTACATGGCGATCAACGCGCTGGCGCCGGAAATCCACTATGACGGCAAGCGCCTGCCCCGCTATGACGCGGTGATCCCGCGCATCGGCGCCTCTGTCACCCAATACGGCACCGCGCTCCTGCGCCAGTTCGAGGCGCTCGGCACCTTCTGCGTCAACGGCTCCGAAGGCATCACTGCCAGCCGCGACAAGCTGCACGCGCATCAGGTGCTGGCCCGCAACAAGATCGGCATGCCCGCCACCGCCTTTGCCGCCTCGCCCAAGGACACCGCCAATCTCATCGGCATCGCCGGCGGCGCGCCCTTGATCGTCAAGCTCTTGGCGAGCACGCAGGGAAAAGGCGTGGTGCTGGCGGAAACCAAGAAGGCCGCCGAAAGCGTGATCACCGCCTTCCGCGGCCTCCAAGCCAACTTCCTGGTGCAGCAGTTCGTCAAGGAGGCCGCGGGCGAGGACATCCGCTGCTTCGTGGTCGGCGCCAGGGTGGTGGCAGCGATGAAACGCTCCGGCGCCGACGGCGATTTCCGCTCCAACCTGCACCTCGGCGGCAGCGCCACCCCGGTGCGCATCACGAAGGAGGAGCGCAGCACCGCCGTGCGCGCCGCCCGCGCCTTCGGCCTCAATGTGGCAGGCGTCGACCTGCTGCGTTCCGCCACCGGCCCCAAGGTGCTGGAGGTGAACTCCTCCCCCGGGCTGGAGGGCATTGAAGAGGTCTCCTCCAAGAACATCGCCGCGCTGATCTATGACGAGATCGAGGACCGGGTCCGCCCGGCTCCGATGCGGCGCCTCAAAGCCGCCGCCTCCTGA
- the tgt gene encoding tRNA guanosine(34) transglycosylase Tgt: protein MATLFNFEMKATDGKARTGVIQTPRGEIRTPAFMPVGTAATVKAMMPESVRATGADILLGNTYHLMLRPTAERIDRLGGLHKFMNWDRPILTDSGGFQVMSLAGLRKLTEKGVTFKSHIDGSRHELTPERSMEIQRLLGSDIVMCFDECPALPADRDRIAESMRLSMRWAERSREAFGDRPGHALFGIQQGGLERDFREESAEALKAIGFDGYAVGGLAVGEGQEAMFGCLDFAPDMLPEDKPRYLMGVGKPDDIVGAVARGIDMMDCVLPSRSGRTGQAFTRYGVVNIKNARHQDDPRPLDEQCSCPACSNYSRAYLHHVFRSNEMISGMLLTWHNLHYFQEIMQGMREAIAAGTFEAWQKDFHDTRAQGDIERL from the coding sequence ATGGCTACCCTTTTCAACTTCGAAATGAAAGCAACGGACGGGAAAGCGCGCACCGGCGTGATCCAGACGCCGCGCGGCGAGATCCGCACGCCTGCCTTCATGCCGGTTGGCACGGCTGCGACCGTGAAGGCGATGATGCCGGAAAGCGTGCGCGCGACCGGGGCCGACATCCTGCTGGGCAATACCTATCACCTGATGCTGCGCCCGACGGCGGAGCGGATCGACCGGCTGGGCGGCCTGCACAAGTTCATGAACTGGGACCGCCCGATCCTGACCGACTCGGGCGGGTTCCAGGTGATGTCGCTGGCGGGCCTGCGCAAGCTGACCGAGAAGGGCGTGACGTTCAAATCCCATATCGACGGCTCCCGGCATGAGCTGACGCCGGAACGCTCGATGGAGATCCAGCGGCTGCTGGGGTCTGACATCGTGATGTGTTTCGACGAATGCCCGGCGCTGCCTGCGGACCGCGACCGGATTGCTGAAAGCATGCGCCTGTCGATGCGCTGGGCGGAGCGCTCGCGCGAGGCCTTCGGGGACCGTCCGGGGCACGCGCTGTTCGGCATCCAGCAGGGCGGGCTGGAGCGCGATTTCCGCGAGGAAAGCGCCGAGGCGCTGAAGGCCATCGGCTTTGACGGCTATGCCGTGGGCGGCCTTGCGGTGGGCGAGGGGCAGGAGGCGATGTTCGGCTGCCTGGACTTTGCGCCGGACATGCTGCCGGAGGACAAGCCGCGCTACCTGATGGGCGTGGGCAAGCCTGACGATATCGTCGGCGCGGTGGCGCGCGGCATCGATATGATGGACTGCGTGCTGCCGTCGCGTTCCGGCCGGACCGGGCAGGCGTTCACCCGCTATGGCGTGGTGAACATCAAGAACGCCCGCCACCAGGACGACCCGCGGCCTTTGGATGAGCAGTGCAGCTGCCCGGCCTGCTCGAACTACTCCCGCGCCTACCTGCACCATGTGTTCCGCAGCAACGAGATGATCTCGGGCATGCTGCTGACCTGGCACAACCTTCATTACTTCCAGGAGATTATGCAGGGTATGCGGGAGG